DNA from Carassius carassius chromosome 25, fCarCar2.1, whole genome shotgun sequence:
taaatcaaaatattttctgTAGCGGTCGATGATCTTCATTTTAcgccaaatcttttttttttcatccccgTGTTTTCCTCCAAACTCAACTGATCTTCTGGCTGACATTAATGTCAAATACATAACATCAAAGGGCAAAAGTGACGATTTGTGATCAGATAGTCCCCTTTGACAGCAGGCTCTTATGTGGAACATCCTACAATCTTTCTAATTTTCATAAACgttttaaatctaaaaaataaaaataaaatgcaccatattttacataatatagaAGGAATTATCGTCCTAGATCAGACATTTAATATGGTCTTTAGCTCTCTAAAATCATTCAGGTTTTTAAAGGTCCATTTTAAGAAGTGAAAACAAGTTGCTGCTAGGAACCTATATATGAAGAAGGgttaaaaataattctaaaaaaaatatcatgTACAGAATTTTTACTTCCTGTAATTTTTTATTGCTGATGCACTTTGTTAGTGACAGGACAACAGCTGTTGTAGCTGGATAAAATAGTACGCTTTGGCTTCTATGCATAAATGCATGACTCGATCCTAAACTCAAACTTAACTGATCTTTGCATTTCATATTCTCTCTTTAGTTATTCAGGGGTTCATTTGGACCAGTGCTGCAAACCTATATTAtcgcaacacttttttttttttggcctgaaAAAGGGCCAAGACATTATCCAATCTAAAAACATAAGTAGATATTCCTAACACCAAGCTCGGGCACTGTTGCAAAGCACTCAAGAGAGGTACAAAGAAATGCAGTGACAGACAAAGGGAGGGAGAGGCACTGCGTCaatgaatgcacacacacacactggattcAATGAAAGGCATTGGTGGGTAGAAAAGGAGGGGTGGAGTTCACACAAAGCCCAAGTCTCCTGTCCAAGAGGCTCAGTAGTAGAAGTACACTGTcgtaaaagacaagaaaatagaaataaatgattGCAATTGATTACTCCATGCTAATTCAGGAATAAATCCAGCTTTTAAATTTGATGCATAAATCAACTAGATCTTATCAACTAGAAGCCCCCAGTTATTCTTTTATCAGTATTTAAATAGCAGCTGCAACACAAGATTTGTTTTTCTTATCTATATCACTGCAGACAAACCTTTATATGACTAAAATTCACTGCAAGGTGGCAAAACCTCGTATtaaccaaataaaaacaaaccttttATTTTCACTGTCTAATTTACTATTAAATCAACCGACACTGATTagtgtttgtgaaattaaattacagtttctacTCACTGAAAAGAACACCCACCAAGATGACCCCAATAATTCCCATCATGATCAtcatctgtaaaagaaaaagaaagtatagTTTAACTCTATTAGAAAACTCTGTTTGAGAAATAAGACGgcatgaatgtatatatataatttattatatataatatataatacaattttaaaatgaagaTTTTATATAAGATAAAATGTTTAGCACTATGCCAAAAGGCTACCTTTTATAACTTTGATTTgggtaattaaataaaaaaataattttaatgacattgaataaaatatatttagtcaAACATTTTGTTTCTACAAAAAATTTGGGATAAAAAAGAAAAGGATTATTTCAGATAACAAACAATTTCCTTCATCAGTGATGTAAAAGTTTAAATGATAAATCCTATCCAGCAGTTTATGTCTACTCAATAAAGTGATAAAAAATAGTAACATTACTTTTATGAATCATAGGCATATTTTTTTTGTGATCCCttaatttgtctttttatctttgaaagaattatactaaaacatttttaaagcctTTCTCTATTTCTTACAGAGAAGAAATACTTTTCAGAAAGTTAAGACATTCTATACTCCATGTAATAATGCAACAATAGCCTTTCTGACCTCATGTTGAATTGACAGAGTACATGGAACATTTATACTTTTCATTTGTCACACTGCAGGACTATCTGAAATGAAGACATACAAATCAACCCATAAGAATGTGGATGCTTTCAATATTTCTCTCACAAGTATGCGTTTCACTAAAAAGAGTAAAGTTACAAAAAGAAAGTCTGCAGTAAGAGTAAagaaatgcaaaatgaaaaagaaaacaatctCGTTTGGGAAGCCAGGAAAGGATGAGAGAGATTACAAGAGGGACGGAGGAGGATCTCTGAATACAGAATAAGAGAGAGATATGTAATGaggagcaaaagagagagagatagcaaAGGGCGGGTTACATCACAAATCACATCTGGGTTTTAATCCAGAAATGCTGTAATCCAGATTGAGACTAGAAGCCCCCTCCCCCCATTCCCACTCGGAGATGCGATTGGACGGCAGCTGTTCGGCCATCTGGGGCAAGCGGTGGGGGGTTGGTGAGAGAGCAATACATTTATGCTGTCTGGAGGGAAAGAGAATGAGGGAGAGCTTATAAATCAACACTGAGGTGATGGATTGACAGATAGCTGGATGGAGGGATAAAAGTGTAATATGTAAAGTGAGGCTGTCAGAGGACCAGACGGACCAATGCAGGCTTCTACAAGACGTCCACAACACATCAAAGTTCCTCTACAATTAAAACAAGACAGTTTTCCtacaaaggaaaaagaaataaattaaattatataagaaTTCttaatttagaatattttttatgACCCATGTCATGCTCCAAAAAGCTCTTTCTATAAATAGATAATCAATGGAATTATACAGGCAATTAGTAAGTTAAAAATTAAGCAAGATGGTAAGCGCCTGATCGTCTCAGGAGTAGCCTGCGCCACAACTGCAACTCGCCTAATATATCTCAAACGCTCGCCAGCGCTGTGACTTATGGGCCAGACTGCATTCAGGTTATATCCTGATATCCTGATCCTTATATCCTTATAAATGAGAATGCTTCTGCTTTAGTGTTGAGTCAGCTTAGCCTCAAGAGCCATCTTTACTGCTGGCAATATAGAAACACCCAAGGAGGCACTATACTGTAAAAATTGATTTTTGAATATCATTAGAGTATGTTTTATAAGAAGATATTGTGATGTTCTGTCATgttaaattcaatgttacttgctgtttctttgtaattaactgTGAAACTTACAATTTCTGttataaaccaattttttttatctatactAAACTATAAATCGATAGGTTGGTATTTTAAACAGAgatgaatataataatttagatttttgaatcAGTTgatgttttagtattatttataagtGAAATACAAAATCTAAAGTCAAAAGGTTTCCTTTAACAAATTTCTGTTTAAATCCTAATTTCAATTACTGCATTTAACTGAATGCAAGTTTACATAATAATGGttttacattacaaatacatttctTTAATTAGGTCAGATGTGTATTTGCATTCAcagatttgatttaatttaaatatgtatcttaaaataatttaaataaaatatgacttGACACCATGAACTCCAGACGTGAATAAACCCAATCCAGCATCTAGACTCAAATCGTACTCAATTTCCCAGAGCGCACCTTAGCATTCTTCCACCAGTACTTGTTTTTCAGTTTAGCAGCGCTGCTCTCAAACTGTGATGCTCCGGCCTGCAGTGCGTCCGCCCTGTCATCCAGTTCTGATAGCTTCTGATCTCTTTCCAGAACCTTGTCCACATTCACACGCATGATATCAACCACCTGAACACATTTGCAAAAGACAGACACAGCAACTTAGCATCTAAGAAATCAGAGACATTACTGCATTGAATCAGTGAGATTCAGTGTGAAACTGAAAATCAATTAACAGAAATATCTACATGTCTTCATAGACACCTAACAATGGAAGCAATGTTAGGATTAATATTGCATGACAGACTGACTAGTACCTCAAAATTTGTTCCAAGAAAGTACATCCAAGAGTCTATCTAGCTCTGATAAATTTAAGTCTGTTCCTCTAATCTTACTGACTTCCTTTCTGCCATATTGAACATTTTTACTAATATATAATGTCACATCTAATATATTAAAAGCCATAAAAATATACtgatcaaaatataatataaacttgAAAAAGTGCAGTATTTAGTAGCTTTAGATTTCCTTGAACCGTAGGCCTGTAAGTTCCAACATTTAAGTTCATGCTAAAGAATATCTTCTTCtaacttttattaattataataataatgaaaaaaaagtcaAGATTCTCCTAGTCCATCTTATTTTTCAGCATCATATTTGAGTTCATATTGGTAGGGTTTACCTCATCCACTTGGGCCTGTGTCTGTTGGAGACGACGGTTGCTGGTGAGGTTTGGAGGTTGGGTGGATGGGCCCCCCTCACCCTCTGGGGCTCCAGGGCTAGCAGTGGCATCCGGGGCAGACCTGAGGGGAGAAGTTACAGGGATTGGGAAGGCATTGACACATATgaatattaacaaattaatttgaattgGGCCTCATTTCATCAAGCCATGATGCAGTCAAAGCTCAATAAAAAAGCCTGACAGATAAGACAGTTCACATGAAATGTGCCATAAAAAAAGCATTACACCACATTAAATGACAGGCGCCAGGGTGCAAATTAAAAGGGGTGAGGTGTTCCCTGGGTCTATTTaaggcttattttattttagctaagtTATTCAGATTGTACACTGCACACACTTGGAAACAGAAGTCGTGTTTTCATTGGGAGGTAAGTAACCACAGCAACAGTAGACCTAGTTGCTCAGATTGATCAGGTTGTTAGGATGGCACTGGATGTAAATCGATAAAGatacaaaacaatataataaagaaCTTATATGGGCGGCAAAAGCCGCTCGAGACCTGCTTGCGTCGTGAAAATTACTGAAGGGCGTCTGGTCGTTCTCAGTGTTTAGTGCAGGGAAGTTTTGTGTATGTATAGGACCATGATGATTTCATAGGATTTTCGATGCAGTTTCCCCTAAATTTCGATAGATGGAGCAGGGCACTAAAGTCCTCGCAATTGATGTATCAGCTCTTAAAACCTGAGAGATTTTGCTGTGCTGTTAATGAACTCTCTAACCAACCGCAGAAGCCGACTTACATTagctaaatataaaacaataatagttCAATACATCTCAGGCGTAAAAAGTAGTTTAAAAACAAAAGCTATTACAATTACTGAATGAATAAGAGTTTTTGCCATTAGCGTTTTGTTGTTGGAAATATACGGTACTCACATTTTGCTGGCAGGTGCTTTATAAAACAGACCGTCGTCACCAacgatacagagagagagacagtgtgtgtgtgtgtttgtgtgtgagagagagagaattagtaGTCAAAAAACAAACTTCttataaaaacattcataagGAAGAAAAATTATTTCTCGTAATAAACTCTATATCAATacagtatatagcctaaaacGTCCCCAATGATGGAAGTATGAAGCGATGCCTAGACCGCGTCATCACAAAAAGTGCTGCATTACCGAGAGAGCCTCAGGCGAGCAAAGCCTCGAAACACAAATCCAGTCTTCCCGTATGAAGAGCTTCCTTCAGTTTTTCCCGCTGAATGCGACTATATATCCTCCTGAGAACACGTATTGGAAAAAATATTCGCAGTCAAGTGACGACTTAACGTTAATTAAAACGTCAGACTTCAACTTTTGTTGGCTGTTGGAAATAGCAGTAAACCAAGAGACATTAGCATGATAAACGCTTCTCTAGAACGGATTAAAACGACCTGGACGAaaataataataggctactaGTCCTGCCGTCTCCGCATGAAAGTGTATGTATGCCTGAGTGAGAGAGAAGGGGaggggatgagagagagagagagatcacgaACACTTtcagtgactctctctctctctctctctctctctctctctctctctctctctctctctcacacacacacacacacacacacacacacacacacccctcccgGTAACGTTAACGGGACAGCACTGCGGTGGTCGAGCATAGCTACTGTAGCTACACTTTCAGCCCCTCACAGGCcttgtattttaactgtagaaaggAGGAGAGGCTCAAAAAAATGGGTGTAGCCTATGCATTTGAACAGACCACCATCATCTCAGAAGTGATGGCTTGAAGCTTTCTGCTTGCATAAAATATAATCTGTACATCAGTTAAACACTCCACAGCTTTCAAGGGAATGTGCAATGTTATTCATTTGTGCATGTTGTTTATGCAAATCCTTCTGATGTGTTTTTCTTAAATGCAATTTGCCTAAATAATTCAGACTAAATGGTAGAAGCTCTTTAGGTAAACATTAAGGTTAGCATTAGTGTAGTTTTGGCTGCAAATTCAGCAAACGGAAGCAGTGCAGCCAATAACAAAGCTCAGCAAAGTGCTACAGACAGTTCGGTCGCTGTGGTAACAGCATCTTGTTATGACTGCTGAGCTCACATCAGCAATCAGAGAGAAATATTCAGCCCTGTGCCCAAACTATGGCTGAAGAGCTGGCCACTATTGGCAAAACTGTGACTCACATAATCAACAAATTTAATTACTTGGAAACAGATTCTGTGACAATCAACGAAgagctgttttttttcctcagtatAGCCAGATTAATcattttgtcataaaattatatgtCTTATATAGTTTAGGTGAAGGTCTAATTTCTAGATATATGATTCTGTAAAACATACATATGCTGCAAAGAGAATGTTTTGaagaaagcattaaaaaaaaattatatatatattatatatatatatttggaagtTAACTGATATGTCCATGAACATTAGGATTTCaggttaaaaactaaaatattatgcATCAATGGAACTGTATAAACTTAAtgttaataagaaatatttattgagcagcaaatcagcatattataatgatttctgtagAATCAttcgacactgaagactggagtaatagctgaaatcacatgaataaaatacaattaaaaatatattcaaatagagatcagttgttttaaattgtaataataattaactttttataataaaaacaattcagcatTATTGaacataacaaaattattttaaaaacattaaaaaataaagcaactGGTGTAATTGGTCACCATTTAAAATGTGTAGCAGTTCACTTaaagtacaaatatttaataatataaattaatgagaataataatgtgtgtaaaataataatacatcaaaaaTGGCAGTAAAATCAGTTCAGGCACTGCCATCACTGCTCGAAAAATATGTAAACTACAAATACAAATTCTTCACCCTAATACAGTGGGTTAATTAATAATAAGTTAGAGTACTTCATACAAAGATCCAAGAATAAGCAATGTTTtcactaaaataatttattttcagcTTGTTCATCTTGATATCTTTACACAGTTCTACATTTTCCTATTTGACACCATCTTTACAAGTTTCATTGATCTAGATATCGGATATCTAGAATCAgaacaaattcatatttttaataaatagtagtCAATTGCACGAAAACATTCAAGCAGTTTAGAAGCCCTTTTCTAATGTTGCCTCACAATTAGAAAATGTCCCTCATTTACATACTATTCATAGCACAccgataaatatttattttaaacattcatttcatttatatttctcCTTTTTAGATTAACCACTTCATATTACAAACTAAGACTTTGGATAATGTGAGCCTGTGACTTTAGATTGTAATAAATGGCTGAATATGACTTCTGTTCACACAGACCCGCTTTCATTTATGGTAACCAAAGCTACACTGCTGCATGAGTTGGCATGGTAATCTACTGTACGCTATGACTGAATAATCACAGAAGCAGCTCCACTGTTTCCATGGTTTACATCTACAAGAAAATATCTTACAACTACATGCTGCTGCTGATAAGATTTAAGCAGACAGACATTATTAGCAATATCATGAAGGTTTTAAAGCAGACGTGTGCCTGTAAATGCCACAGCAAGTGTCTGAAAGTATAAATACAATAAACTTTCAAAACCATAAATTTCACATTAAAAATCCCTCAAGCACCTTGATATACAAATATGTTAGTTGAGCTTTTGCATTACAGTTTGTTTTGCAAGTAATTATCAGTAAGGCATTCATAAATTGATAAatataggggggggggggtatgcaaacaaaatacagaaataccCAGCATACTAACTCATAATTAGATTTATGAATGTAAAGTTGTGTCAATGAGTGATTTGTTGGGATGTTTTTAAAGTGAATGCATATTATATTCCTTCAGTTTAAACTGAATCTAACTGCTATTTCTGTTTCTGACTCTAACAGCGTAAATTGTTTTGGCTAAAATTGTGAATTTGACATTGGGAACCCTCTTtagtcaaataaataattaattaaacaaagaaaaacaaaataaatggataaataagTGGAATACACTGCCCTCAGCAGCACGTAACATGTTCAGCCATCACTTATGGATAAGTGCATAATGACTCAGACTTTTTTGACCTAACTAACCAATTTGTTTTGGCTTTTATTTAGGCATACACTGATGTCATTTgtcatttcagttttgtttttttgagccaGATGCACTTTAAGAATGATATTTGTAAACTGTTTTTGTAACCCTGGCCCTTACAGAGTGAATCTAATAAAATTCACTTGAGCATCTGTTTTTGACTAATGCTAATGCAACTAACTGGCTAAAGACTTTGGCTGAGGCTAAGCGATCAAGGGCAGTTTACAGTGCGTAATGACACATCACTAAAGATTTAGACATCTTCAGCCAAGAAACACAAATATCAAGGCCAATAATTAGTCATTTGGCCTTCACCCGCggcaaacaatttaaataaaatcacagaATATATAACAAAATGAAAGCAGACACCCACACACTTCAGAGTGCACTTCATGTTGAGCACTAAATACTGGTCCCAAAATTATCTCCACTCAGAGCTGCAAAATGTTGACTGCAGACCTTTTTAAATATCACTTATCATATTGCTGGCATCGCTGGTAGCTGATACATAAAATGCTAAGTGCTTGTTCAGAAATTAATAACTTGCTTTTATTATTTGAGCATCCAAAGTTAAAAAACCCTACTGTTGTGATTCATTGAAACAagttaataatatgataatataataatataagaactTGTGATTCATATTATGCTATACTATGTATGTATGTCTTTTTAGGTTTATTAGTAAAATTCATATATagtttcatatataattttaagtaAAACATCTACAATGATAAAATggtaattatttctttatttttttctttctctttcttcatTCAGAATGTtgcaaacaaaacatgtttttgccAGTTAATTTATGACATCATTCTCcaggaaatgacatcatttttaaaacaaaagcacaaaatattAGCAAATATTAGCAATTAGGTATTctatgattttattttgtgtattagttGCTTTgtcttatttatatttacatatttagctgacgcttttattcaaagcgacttacaattgctatatataccaaaggcatgtgtcttatccactgcaccaaaaCCACCccaattttatttaaacattcaaTCTTGTTGGAATTGGTATAAtgaatcaaaattattattaaaaaataatttaatgtaagcTAACTCTCAATTCTCCATTTCAGCTCTGTATCTTGTTAATTTTCTTGACACTGTGTAAATAATAAAGTTCagttaagtaaaaaaattaagtgaagtTTTATTAAGTCCTCATTTAAATATCTTCCTTAAATGACAAATTACAGTTCAAATGGTACTACATAACACAAATGACCCTGGTGTTTATCTGCATACAAATAACctgtaaataaaattacataatgtaGAAAGAGTGATATCACATCCGCCCTCATATTTTTGGCCAGAATTAATATGGTGCTACATGCTGGaagtggaattttttttattttttggggggaccATTAATGGTGCATTCCAATAGAGGGCACTAGTGAAACTACACAAGGTTACTTGCCTTTCAGAAGGAAACTATAACCCGTTTACTGTGTAGTCTTGCTGCAGCATCACAGTCTCTTTTAAGAAATTATCACTACCATTTTTATAATTGCAGCTATTTCTGTGGTGCTGGAGGGACATAAATGCTCTTAAGCCTTTTTCCATGTGTGGTCTGGGACAGCGGAGTTCATCTGCATGTCACAATACGGTTCAGTGCTGTCAGAGTTTGCCGCAGTTGCTTTTTTCCTCTCCTCCGCATTCTCTCCCTCCTCCACAGCAACCGAAATGAGAAGAGGGGATTTTCTGTGAAAGAAGGGAGATGTATTGAGTGACAACAGTGGGTGTGTTCCATTCAGAAATAAATGCGTATATGGCTCACCCTCCACAGTAAAGCAACAAGGAGTGAGGAGGTCAAAATAAACATTCAGAAGAAACTAGTATGTCATCTTTCACACCATTTTTTCTACAGCTAATTTAAAATCTTTATGAACCATTTTTTGCACAGTTTTTTGTAATTAATGAGAGTTACATGTCCTCCCAGAGATGGTAATATACTAGaccactgttacaccacaataaagtatgcatatcactctgtcccACAGGCAGTTTTGGGGCTCTCTGATATCTCTGTCTGGTTCATCATATACCATTGGTCttaaactcaattcctggagggccacagctctgcaaaGTTTTGCtccaactctaatcaaacacacctgatcaagctaatcaaggtcttcaggattactagaaacttccaagcaggtgtgatttggagctggttggagctaaactctgcagagctgtggccctccaggaactgagtttgagaaaactgtcatataccaatctacaggcagaaactaaaatcagttgAAGAGATA
Protein-coding regions in this window:
- the LOC132104063 gene encoding vesicle-associated membrane protein 2-like; amino-acid sequence: MSAPDATASPGAPEGEGGPSTQPPNLTSNRRLQQTQAQVDEVVDIMRVNVDKVLERDQKLSELDDRADALQAGASQFESSAAKLKNKYWWKNAKMMIMMGIIGVILVGVLFMYFYY